Proteins co-encoded in one Arachis hypogaea cultivar Tifrunner chromosome 13, arahy.Tifrunner.gnm2.J5K5, whole genome shotgun sequence genomic window:
- the LOC140177670 gene encoding glutathione S-transferase T3-like has protein sequence MTRGVVACKKRWYKINKAVAQFAGCYDQASRNIRSGSNADDIKELAYKLYSTNYGQKFTFERHWNMLRLEQKWRSQLPTQSGGSKRTKVSATGAYSSSSNPETPLADEPGVDSPVRPQGSKKSKRRVCFIYF, from the exons ATGACAAGGGGGGTAGTTGCATGTAAGAAACGATGGTATAAGATCAACAAGGCTGTTGCACAATTTGCTGGTTGCTACGATCAAGCTAGTCGAAACATAAGGAGTGGTTCGAACGCTGATGATATAAAGGAGTTGGCTTATAAACTTTATTCCACAAATTATGGTCAAAAGTTCACTTTTGAGAGGCATTGGAACATGCTTCGGTTGGAGCAAAAATGGAGAAGCCAACTACCTACACAGAGTGGCGGCTCAAAGAGAACCAAGGTTAGTGCAACTGGAGCatactcatcctcatcaaacCCAGAAACACCGTTGGCTGACGAACCCGGTGTGGACTCTCCCGTTCGCCCacaaggatcaaagaagagcaagcgAAGAG TTTGTTTTATTTACTTCTGA
- the LOC140177671 gene encoding uncharacterized protein, which translates to MAKNFDDMFNEALYGKRRRQDNTLIDNWIDEYLLEDSEEEDIDRSPIPITRRWINRDREAGHDRLFQDYFADEPVYNADIFRRRFRMRRDVFLRIVDALSNVYPYFHQRVDATGRRGLSPLQKCTAAIRMLAYGVAADAVDDYVCIGESTTIECLEKFVEDVISVFQDEYLRKPNPNDVHRLLQMAEGRGFPGMLGSIDCMHWQWKNCPKAWKGMYMSGYRGVATIVLEVVASSDLWIWHAFFGVSGSNNDINVLDRSPVFDDILNDRAPEVNYTINGNNYTMGYYLADGIYPEWATFVKSISKPQGEKRKLFAQYQEGQRKDVERAFGVLQAHFAIIRGPARFWEKKKLANIMRACIILHNMIVEDERDTYAGNFAQGLELIIGKIYW; encoded by the exons ATGGCTAAaaattttgatgatatgtttaatgaggctttgtatggcaaAAGAAGACGGCAAGATAACACACTGATAGATAATTGGATCGATGAGTATTTACTCgaagattcagaagaagaagatatcgatAGAAGCCCTATCCCAATTACTCGTAGATGGATCAACAGAGATCGAGAAGCAGGACATGATCGCCTTTTTCAAGATTACTTTGCAGATGAACCGGTGTATAATGCTGACATTTTTCGACGGAGATTTCGAATGAGAAGAGATGTGTTTCTTCGGATAGTAGACGCTCTCTCAAACGTCTATCCGTATTTCCACCAGAGGGTTgatgcaactggaagaagaggcttgTCGCCACTTCAGAAATGTACCGCTGCGATACGGATGTTAGCATACGGCGTAGCAGCTGAtgctgttgatgattatgtgtgcATAGGCGAGAGCACTACAATTGAATGCTTGGAAAAATTTGTTGAAGATGTCATTTCTGTGTTCCAGGATGAATACTTGCGAAAACCCAATCCAAATGACGTACACCGCCTGCTACAAATGGCGGAGGGTCGTGGCTTCCCTGGCATGTTGGGTAGTATTGACTGCATGCATTGGCAATGGAAAAATTGTCCAAAGGCGTGGAAAGgtatgtacatgagtggttatcgtGGGGTTGCAACCATTGTACTTGAGGTTGTAGCATCTTCAGACCTTTGGATATGGCATGCGTTCTTTGGAGTTTCTGGTTCAAACAACGATATCAACGTGTTAGATCGTTCTCCAGTATTTGATGACATTCTAAATGATCGTGCTCCGGaggtaaattatactattaatggtaataattatacaATGGGATACTACTTAGCAGATGGTATTTATCCTGAATGGgccacatttgtcaaatcaatctcaaagccacaaggggagaaacgcaagttatttgcacaataccaagaagggcaaagaaaagatgtggaacgagcattcggagtgttgcaagcacactttgcaattatacgtggtccagctcgtttttgggaaaagaagaagcttgccaacataatgagagcttgtattatattgcataatatgattgttgaggatgaaagagacacttatgcaggaaattttgctcaaggcttaga ACTTATCATCGGAAAAATTTACTGGTAA